In the Balaenoptera acutorostrata chromosome 16, mBalAcu1.1, whole genome shotgun sequence genome, GGATACGAGACAGCAGGAGCACATCCGCTCGGAGAAGCAGATCATGCAGGGGGCTCATTCCGATTTCATAGTAAGGTAAAGACCCTGCCCCAGGGCTCAAGTCCCCAACTCCAAGTGGAAAAGCAACCACATTTGCGCTCACTGTTACACATTTGattcacacaaagaaacacattttttaatctgatttttttaaagtttttactaaataaaaaaacactaaaattttgatttttttttttttaatgagaatcaGATTCTGTGAAAAGAACATGTTTTTCCCAAAGGAGATATCAGAGTTCTTAATGTTCCATTTTTATCCTGTTATTCCAAGAACTCTGCATAGACCTCTGGTGTGTGAAAGACAAAATACCAAAAATCAAACTATTTTACCTTGAATAttctttatttgaatattttttgaagttgttaaaaaatgaaatgactatCCCATCTCAGTATTTTGAGAGCACTGATAAGACAATAATgagttggtattttttttaatactcagaAGCTTTTCTAGTTAATTTGCCAGTGGCACTTGATGAAAACAGGGTATCGCATGAATTTAAGTGAACAGTGCACAAATGTCATACACATCTATATTTTAAAGTGTCATCTACTGAATATCCATGCACACTGCATGTTTATGACCACTAAATATTGCTCAAGAGGCCACACTTGAAACGTTAGCCAAATTGGAATTAGAGGAACCCCAGGAAGCCCTCTTGGTCCATAATCATTTGGATTAATCCATTTCAAAGGAGAGACTACCCCCTACAGTGTGAAAATCTTAGTCATGAGCCATcgcttcctttttcctctttgtgaATTTagatctttctcattcttttaataaaatttcaagcTTGGTAAATCAAGAGTAAGACTGTAATCCGGGCACTGAAAACATTAACATGCTTTTAAAAGACAGTAACGTTTAtaatctttgttttcttgtttgcaaTTCACAGATTATACAGAACATTTAAGGACAgcaaatatttgtatatgttgatgGAAGCTTGCCTAGGTGGAGAGCTCTGGACCATTCTCAGGGATCGGTAAGAGTTTTAAGAAATTTCTATCATGTCTTTGAAAATGTAGTTGATTGTGATGGTTTGTAAGAAGAGTcaatttttataaagtataaaagtcatatttacattttacatatgcttgtatttcaaaatgtaaatatggGTCACAACCCACTATATACATGTGATTTACTGTAAATAGGAAACTCACTCTGTTTCAGATTTGTAACCAATGGTATAGGATTAGTCCACCATAAAAATGGTACCTGTCAAAGTACATGCAGAGGCTTTAGTTTAACTTGAATATCACAGTCAGACAACTATATACCTAGAATTCACTTCATTGCTGTTAACAGTGAAGAGAAAGTTATTTTATAGTTGCAGTCTAGGTTAACTGTCAGTTGGATTGGTCCACTCATTCTCCAGATGGGCTATCTTTCCTAACACTGGGAATTTTTTCCAAAGTAACTTTTCCCTCTACCTTTACATTGTTCTTTGGTTTCAAAATTAACAGAAGTTTCCAACCATCCCTTTCAGGACTTACCTGGTCTTGGGAAGAAAAGGAACCCACTTATACTCCTCTTTGCCCTTTCAGGTCAAGTAAAGTTGGTCTctttagagctttttttttttttttaattattcaaaattaattttctatttcctatttATGTATATAGCaaactatctttttttaaaaaatattctaccaaccctaaatgtttacttaaaaaaaaaactacaattttCTGTGAATGATCTAATAACATTCAAAAGGCATCTTTGTTCCTTTGAATATTCACCTTtagacatctttttcttttcttatttgttaCAATCTCACCCCACAGACTCTCCTTCATCAGGTAACATCTTTCAGACTCAGCTGTAGACAGCCCTAATGTCCCCAGAAAGCCATGTTATTTTTTGACAGTTTATTATTTTGTAGATATCCCAGAATAGAACAACTAGTTCTTTATAAACTATTGCTTTGAAGTCTCATTCCTAATTGTATCCTTATGGTACCTTCATATCTTTGTACCCATTGCCCTTTCAGGTCTTTTATTCCCATTGCCTTACTTGTATATGACAAATGGGTTTCTTTTTACCTTATTGTGTCCTATTAcattaatgtttttttccttaaattcaaGGTAAATACGCCTATAAGGGAATGTATCATTTTGGCACCAGGGGACAGGGTTAACATCTGTACTGAGCTATTATATCATAGTGTATTACTACATTactgttaattaatttttgggtacagattatatgccaggcattgtgatagaggccagggataaaatgataaataaaacagTTGTGGTCCCATGCATCATAACTTACAGGATGTAGCAGAAAGTTAATATTCTGATTTGTGAGTTAATATCTGGTTTATCCTAATGTGCTTCTACTGTATTATTTTTGACCTGACCTTCCAATACACTGATTTATTTGAATTCTCTTCCCTACTTTGTTCTAATTAGAATAGGAGATTTACGGGTAGAAGTAAACATTAAAGCAATAATAAGCCACTTAGGGAAAGGAACAGCGATTTTAAACTTCTATTAACTTCTTTAACAAAGACACCAAcaacagtaaaaatttttttaaatagttttaaaaataataataaaagttaacCTAAAGTCCACTCAAACATGCATAGACATCAATATTCAACTTATTTTTTGCAAGAAAACTATTTCATATTTCTCCTTATTTAACTTGATTTTGCATTTTTGGGGTACATAAATGCTAGCCAAGGCTTACAAGTGAGATGTATTTGGATTTGTCAGGGTAGCAAAGGAATGCTATCAAGAAGCAGCTTGTCTTGGGAGGAGTGGATGGAGGGAAAAGATCAGTGATGGTCCTTTCTCTACCTCCACCAGACTGCTTACTGACCCTTTCTTTTGTCTTCCCTTTTATCATCCTTGGGTTTGGGGTACACAGTTGCTGAGTCCCCCCAGTGTACTAAATATTCATTAAGGAGGCATGATCCGGAGAAACAGCAGCTACCTGATCCTTCCTAAAGATTCAGAGGGGCTGAAGCCTCGACATTAAAAGCAATGAAGCTATCGTATATAAAATCATCTTGGACTCATTGTCCTCTGCCAACTTTCTTTTTTAGATATTCAATATGTATGTAGCCTTACTGCTTTTATTCCAagagacttttatttttcctacgtAAGAAATTGCTAAAGGAAAAGCATAGTTTTGGACATCCAGGCTCCAATTAATACTGTCACAGACTAGCTTTCTCATTGCTTGTTTAAACTGGGGctgaaaaatcctaaagattaaCTGTTAGAACCAAAAAAAtgccaagagaaaaaggaaattaattatgCTATTTGTCACAGTGTATATAAAAGTATCCTTAGTCAAAATAAACCTTTTTGTTCAGTTCCTTTAATTTTCCTCTCGGGTCCCAGTAAGTAGTAGTAAGGGAGAAGCTATTCTGAGAGCATAAAGGAAATGTATTGGTGGTAAGCTTAATCTGAAGAAAGGCTTTGTGtgacctctgagcctcagggaTTTAGCGCAGGAAGTCTCCTATAGCAATGACATCCTTCTTCCTTCACCTAGCAGCTGAGCTGACCATTTCCTGCCTCTCACTCTCTTTCTTCTCATCAGCATAGAAAAAGAACACAGAGCAGTTTTTTATTTGTTGTCAAGAAGTAGGAATTAAAATGATACCATATATACAAACAGATTTTGAggactattaaatttttttttaatctttgaaataGGAACTACAGCACTGAAATGTTAATTGTTGCAATTTCCCTGGTTTGTCCTTTATTAGCTATCATGTTTTATCTTCTAGTTTGTGACTTTTTTCCACAAATTCTGTTGCATTATTTGGAATAGATTGGTACAAACTATATTTTATTCACCTCTCCTCTATAACAGTTACAGAATTGTCAACCACaactttcttaaaaatgtaagtggttgatatatatatatagagagagaggttattagtatatattacatattcatATTAGTATTTAATACATATTCTAATATCATTTACTtaatttgagtttttaaagtgTATGTTAATTTTTCCTACAGAATGTATTAAACAATTACATAAGAAACCATAATTATCACATCTCATTTCTGGTCTTGAGTCTTTCTGGATGTGTTTTATAAGCCAGCAAGTGACTTTCTATATACATTCTCCTTTATTCCAGCTATTTTATGGGAGGTGATTACTTAAATTCCATCTTAGATGACCCATTAGGTGGAATCTGTGTCATTTCTTAATTTGGTTGAAAGTACTTTAAGGAAATGAGTCTAACAATTGGCAATAAACCTGTAGCATGCTTCAGGTTTATATACTCACTAATGATTGTTGTCACTAGTCAATGAAAAGAGGGAACTTGTCTTTCCGTGAGAGATGCTTTGTCTTTGTTACATTCTGCCATTTCAGGACTTGGTTATGACAAGTTGATTAAACAGTgtgattaaattttaatttgagtATATCAATAAGTATACATAACCCTCAAATCCCCTGAAGCAAATTGTTGTTATCTACTGCCATCTAGCTAAGATAAAACACCTAACTCCCAAAGAGGATATAAGGACCTATCCCTTACTTGTTAATTGAAATGACACAACTGTCAAGGcataatttattatttcaaagAGCTATATAGgggaaagatttctttctttaagcAACTTTAACTGTTGATAAAACaagctttcatttttgttttaaatcaaatTTACATTGTCATTTCCAATTCTAATAGTAATTTTTCATTGTGAATCATCCTAATGCTATGTTTTTTGACTGCTTTCCAAAAgggtattttaaaattcacaaattACCTACATCAAATATTTAGTGATGAAACTGTGTTGCTGGTAAACATTTTGTGTGCATATATTGTGTTGATTTGTCACATAACACAGAAACAGATTTGAgacaaattttttatttaatttttaaaatcaattacaaatatatttatatatgggaGATACTCAATACAGATCTGTTGAAGGGCTAGAAACCAGCTTTCTAGAGCCCTCCAAATTCCAAAATGGCTCAGAAACAAGCTctcaagaactgaagacccagtGATGGATGTTTATGGTCAGTTCCCTTCATGATGAAAAAAGGAGGGTTTTGATTGGTAAGCAATATAAGGATAATTTTCACCTGTACACTTGTGAGAAGCATGgagaaagtgaaaagaacagAGATTAGCAGAAAACGCCTCAGAGCTGACTCACTGCAATTAGCCTTTGCAGTGAGAAGCagcaaatattgggttggcccaaaaattcgttcaggtaacagcttatggaaaaacccgaatgaactttttggccaatccaatatttcAGTAATAGTGATAGAGTTGCAAACTCCCATCCCCAAAATACTGTCCTATATCAGTCACTTTTCCTAGATTAAGACACTGGAGGCACTAAAGAAGTTTTCTGGTGCCCAATAATAATGGCTACTACTTACTGAGTACCagatgtgtgccaggcacttattCTAATACACGCCTCAAATTCTTtgtatcctcacaacaacccaaagAGAGAGTTTCTGTTATTAGCCTCATTTTGCACATGACAACACTAAGACCTGGAGAGGTACAGTTAGTTACTCAAGATTAAACAGTAAGTGGAGGCCAGATTTGAGCCCAGGATTTTGCTTCATTCAGAGTCCACATTCGTAACCGTCTGCCTCCTCTGATGAATTTGAGTTTGTATTAGGATTTTTTTCGTCTTTCTGCTAATGATCAGCTTGTTcagaatataaatatgaataccATTCAGAGATGTCATGAGAAATTGATCTCTCATTAAGTGTGTACTCTTTACAGAAACAATGCATTTGTCCATTTGGTTCCATTTTATTAACAACTGAATATTAAGGGAAACAGATCTGTTGCCCAGCATCACAAATGCAGAAATAACTCTTCTTCTAACAGGAAGCAAGAACTGTAGGCTTTTGAAAAGGCCCACCCATATTGCAATTAGACAGTCCTGATACAAGGAAGTAATCAATTTTCGTATTAAAACAAGGCATGtaatgtgaaaaaaaacaaagctctaTTCCATGTACTGTTTTGTTTAGATTGTTTTGCTTTTCAGTGCTCTCCATTGAGAAGGGATTGAAGTCATATACAGCACTCAGTATAAAGTTGCTCATTAATTATCTACACGTGGATGCTTACTATTTCAGGCAAATGATCTCTCAAAGAAATATGCTGCTCTTGATAGACAAACATACTTAATTAAGGACAAAGATGAAAGGACCTTTAAGGTACTATTCTAATCCCTTTCCCAATATACAGGATTATATAGTGTTGGTTCTGCAAAGATAGCTCCAAGTCAGAAAACAATTGCAGCATAATGTATACCATTCATTTCCTAATATAGAtgcaattcttctcaaactttttctTGTCCTTATAAATTCACAATTGTATTCCATCCAGATATTGTTGAAGAGAGATACTAGAAACTTGGTGATTATAGTTAAGATTCTAGTATCTAGAGGAGTAGATATCATCATGCCCTGAATTGTATTTCAAAAGAAGGATACTCCCTTTGGGAAGAGCTAATTATTTCAGCGACAACTCAGGGGACATTAGTagttaaaatgaagactataCCTTTCTGGAAGACACTGCCTATTTCTAAAACATGACCTGAAAGATGGCTGCTTTAGCCTTAGATTCACTGATAAATTTTGCAAGATAGCAGCCGTATCCTACTTTTCGGTTTGTTAGAATTTATTtctcaatattgaaaaagaagcaaatgtgAGCAAGATGCAAACTGGTATCAGTGACTCTCCTGAAAGCAAGTTCTGGGCCTCCGCTTTGCTGCATGTTCCCCAAAACCACCTGAGTGCTTGCTGTCCTGTTACATCTTAGCCAACTCAAGAGCTGATGTTCGCACTAATGttcttgaattttcacaaaattatttAATTGCATTTACTACTACTTGggaaagaagagggggaaaaaaagtagttTATCTTTCTAAGGGCTtccatggggggaaaaaaacaagtaaagTATAAAGGTTCTGCCCTAGAACCAAGGAGTCAACCTTAGATGccaaggtttttttcctttactgttatttcattaaataaacacacacacacgcacacatacacgtacagagagacagagacaaacagCTTTCTTGCTAAACATCATAATCAAGTTTAATAAACATTCCCTTCCAATTAcctttttccttcttattatCTTTTAGCTCCATCTTTTCCTTCTAATAAGAAGGCAGTAGCATAGGAAATAGATATTATTTGTCTTGCTGACAGAAGTTTCAGACAGAATACTTAGATTGCGATCTGACTGTTATCAGTAGCATTGTAACTCATTTCCAAagtggttctttgaaaacattaacTTTTATTCACACTCTCATGAGCCACATCTCTATTATTTAGAAAGATTCAAAAAACAAACTAAGAATAAATATGACTAAACTCACAAACCCTTCTTTAAAAAACACCCCTTGGTAGACGAGGTCTAAAATAGGATTTGCCTCTCTTCTGCCCACCTCTGTAACTGTGCCTTTTAAGATTGGAGTGGGCTGTTGTGAGGAATCCACGAAGTACATGAAACGTGGTATGTGGTTGACCTCCTCTTCAGTGTATTCAGGAAGTTAGATTTAACCATCCTACTCATAAGGGCAAAGAATTCCTTGACTTAACCCTCAGATGCTTTTAAAAACCCAGTATGCAAAGGTAGCCCTATGACATTTGGCCAGTAAGACACTGGTCTCTGGGGTCACATTCCGGCGTAGGAATATAGTGACACGAGAAACTGACCCTTATTAGACAAACTAAtttctttcctactttttattccattttctgtGTCTCAGAGGTTCATTTGAAGATTCTACAACCAGATTTTACACAGCATGTGTGGTAGAAGCTTTTGCCTATCTGCATTCCAAAGGAATCATTTACAGGGACCTCAAGCCAGAAAATCTCATCCTAGACCACCGAGGTTACGCCAAATTGGTCAGTGTGTTTCACACATGGTTTCTGCCCTGCACTTTAAAATACTGGCTAATGAACCGGCTGTAGCATTACTGTTTTCAACTAACTATTCTTTCAAGTTATGTAAAGGTTATGAGAAATTATATTGGCTAGGTTTGAATTAATAATATGCTTAAATAGGCTCGCGCTTGCTCGCATGTGTTCGTAGACCCAGAAAAGCTTTGTAGAAGTCCTATGTCTAGCTGGCTTTCTGCCATCCAAAGGGAATAGGTCATATGTGGAGAACCATGAATCATTATCTTAGATTTAAGAATACTGTAAtgctaatggaaaaaaatgtgcttGCTGGCAATGTTATCCAGGCCATGTTAgtaataatattagtaataataaaattgGCCAAGAGCTCTAAAGATTTACGGTAGAAGGGaagttctcttattttaaaatgtgtaacttTTGTAGACTTTGGATCTTTCAGTGCctgattctgttttttaaattttgggaaTTTTTATTCAACCTATGATTTTCAAAGAAATCACATCAATGGTAGTTAATTATTTGTATTCTCAACCagttgttttagaaaaaaaaaaatggttttctgCATTTGAGGCTCCTGCTTCAAAAGTTTtctagaaaaatgaagaatacgTTTTAATTTTATCTCTGTGTTTTCCAAGGACAGAGTTATTGGTCCCATAGCTTTGTAACTCAGCTCCTTCAACAATAAAAATGGCTTCTCAATTAAAACTAAATGAATTGTCAACTTCATTAAGTCCAGCAGATATCTGGAAAATATGCCTGAGTAAAGgagaaattatttgtttataccCCAACCTCCACTggcataaaagaaggaaaaatggaaagtaTTTCCATAAAGAAAAGTTTGCCTTTATTTTCGGTGATGTGGATTTTATCCTATGTTAAGGTTTCAACTTTTCCTTTTGAAACTGAGCTTGAGCAGGGAggctttgtttgtttgaaatataCAGAGGACTTCTTTTAGAAGACAGGACTACAATAGTTcgaatctgtttttattttattattatcatcagcaTACTTCAACAAAGTAACTTTTTGCTTTTAAGCTTAATCAAAAGTGGCTTGGAAtatcttgttttttctctctttgtaagGTTGATTTTGGCTTCGCAAAGAAAATAGGATTTGGAAAGAAAACATGGACTTTTTGTGGGACTCCAGAGTATGTAGCCCCAGAGATCATCCTGAACAAAGGCCATGACATTTCAGCCGACTATTGGTCACTGGGAATCCTAATGTATGAACTTCTGACTGGCAGGTATGGACATTGATAGAGAACTGCTGATAAAAATAGACCAGCAAACAGCTACACACTCCTGTCTTTGTCACTCTGATGAGACCATCTTAAAGTACTTTCACCAGATCTTGTCACCACAGTTTTTAATTAGTTATGCAGATAACAAGGAATTcataaagtaaaaactaaaatggGTCAGATGAGGGGAACAAACTCAACATCAACTCTCATTATTTATACATATGTGAATGTGGAATCGTCTAGTGTCTTTCTCTGAGATCTCTGAGCCTAGTCATTTAGCCAGCAAGGAAGATGAAagtcatataaaaatatagagtCAACTATTTATAGAGATAAGAGAACCTGTTAGCAATTGTTATATCTAAATGAAATGTAAATGCTTTGCAGATCTGTTGTGTAATAATATTGTAGTCATCAATAGCTAAAAAAGGTACTGTGGATACGACCAGGTATAAAACGGACTATAAACTCAAGGAAAAGAGGAACAAATACGCCACCAAGCCCTGTGCTCAGGACAATAATTAAGAGGGTCATTATAAACTGAAGAGTTCAGAAGAAGGTTAAATTTGTCCAGGGAGGCTTTTGAACAACGTAGGACTAGCTGGGCCTTGCAGGAAGAATATAGAGAGCAGAGTAAAGTTCACTCCAGGCAGAAAGGCATGGCTTAAATAGAGGGCGAGTAGTGGGCAAAGACATGAAAAAGGTTCATGTTAAGAAATGATGGGAGATCCAAAAGAGTCATCTTTCAAGAATCATGACTGCTGTACCTCAGTGTTTGAACTCCATCCAGAGAGGGACTCATGGACGATTTTCTGATAAAGGAGTGACATGTGTTGTGGTATTTAAGGGAAAACAAGCTGGCGGTAATGGGTAAAGCAAATTGGAAGAGGGATGGGGAGGCTAGTTTGAAGATAATTCCAATAATTCAGATCTAAGAAGAAGCATGCAGTGGGATGTGAAAGAATTACTTAAGAGAACTTAGTAGCGACAGTGAAAATGAGAGGAAGATGGGACTTTTAGTATCACGGTTatttgtgaggattcagtgaatcTGTTAAGCACTGAGAAAGTCTAGAACATAGGAAGCACTCCATTGATGCTAACACCTACTACTAGTACTACCATTGCCAGGAACAGTTACGTGgtggtttttatttcacttgtgGACATTTTACACCATTACTCTTGAAACTCTTATGTTGACTTCAAATTAATAAACCTCGTTGGTGTTTTCTGTTAATTTTAGATGAAAGATACATAGGCAAAGGCAGCTAAATACCACAGGAGAAATGATTCAGAGAAACATGGGAAGAGTTCAAATTGTTATTTAGAATTTCTTTGCGGCTGTTGAAAGCATGAtctctttaaaaaagtaacttCACAGATGTCTGTAAGTGTTCATAGATGAAAA is a window encoding:
- the PRKG1 gene encoding cGMP-dependent protein kinase 1 isoform X3, with translation MKILKKRHIVDTRQQEHIRSEKQIMQGAHSDFIVRLYRTFKDSKYLYMLMEACLGGELWTILRDRGSFEDSTTRFYTACVVEAFAYLHSKGIIYRDLKPENLILDHRGYAKLVDFGFAKKIGFGKKTWTFCGTPEYVAPEIILNKGHDISADYWSLGILMYELLTGSPPFSGPDPMKTYNIILRGIDMIEFPKKIAKNAANLIKKLCRDNPSERLGNLKNGVKDIQKHKWFEGFNWEGLRKGTLTPPIIPSVASPTDTSNFDSFPEDNDEPPPDDNSGWDVDF